Proteins found in one Oncorhynchus mykiss isolate Arlee chromosome 17, USDA_OmykA_1.1, whole genome shotgun sequence genomic segment:
- the LOC110494724 gene encoding immunoglobulin-like and fibronectin type III domain-containing protein 1: MKFFKKTKDEEPTAPGQVAIKKRSRVPGVMITQFVEELPVGMTTPDFTLKPIALTIQEGKCAVFKAIVSGNPTPSVHWTRSNGEVTEPERYKMVSDPATPYEHYIEMPEVSPEQADTYKCFATNEYGKAVVTANLNVIEMGYKKGKAMKDARAAAVKPPEDFKNLLTKAVVESDKDDKKEGEIDPRFWDVLMSADKKDYEKICAEFGVTNFRWMLKTLNAKKVEREEEQAKYVEKLSNLKHIEVKPGGGAEFEFEMSLKDPNVKIFLFKNGVMVPFSVETEEKHFLKKTGRKFTFGIKDLAGDDEGLYQVMVEGVLIFSTDFKVPMVDFLVKIQEVKATEREDAVFECVLSSPMSKIQWTGRNQPCEQGDKFDIEVSEDMLIHTLVVKDCAKLDGGIYSVCAGIKSCNAFLVVEVDSDPATKGKKKVRKTTRAGGGEVDLAKIAAEQKAKLDKERDERMELAKQIKADMDAKAAGAPEPEPENKDEKEEPEPVEENMEELGDEEIPVEKKKKEPGDEEIPFEENNKEPGDEDTPVEKKKKEPGDEEIPFEENNKEPGDEDTPVEKKKKRGRTGPLIPDTIIDPGVHFTSGLSDISVNMGNRGELECKLSSENCEGIWYKDGDEIEASDDIEMKHDGAFHRLILKNCKEEDSGKYRFEADGRKTESMLIVEDPPRVNPDDLADFSKPVIIKVGQSATFKLSFMGRDPMKIYWYNEGEELVEDKHINIEKSLTHSRLLLSKCQRKATGEIKIKIKNECGTIEGISRLIVLDRPSPALGPVEIIEASSAVLDFKWRPPKDNGGSPVINYILERQQLGRNSWMKLGQIPGEPKYRDTDVDHGRKYCYHIRAVTEQGISEMMETDDIQAGTRAYPGQPSSPKVISAFANCINLEWVPPSNTGGTNILGYHLEKRKKGSNLWGSINNVKEPIKGQGIAVKDVIEGIEYEFRVAAINISGAGEPSTPSEFVIARDPKKPPGQINDLKVTDSTYTTLSLGWTKPIEEEGVQDEAKGYFVEIRPAANPEWDRCNNNPIIITSYNILGLKSMAMYWVRVIATNDGGEGEPKGLDNYIIAMPPPVRPHFTDRKMKSFMVVRAGNSARININFVASPMPNITWLKDGMPVSKLVTISNSDNTSQLLISTSERPDTGIYTIIVKNMVGQETFSIEIRVTDDPKPPGPAELEQNVPGTVTVTWTPSPDERRDDRLHYIVSRRDSVKRMWQTVADHLFNNKFTALNIMAGREYYFRVYAKNDMGLSEPSESPTWGVTKKKDKFSMAFSSFKSLNFESAPSFLVPLKTHSTPESYECYMSCAVRGDPTPHVTWYRNNISLNTNTNYLITNTCGVCSMLILRVGTKDTGEYKVIADNALGRAECSTKLTVNE, encoded by the exons ATGAAATTCTTCAAGAAAACTAAAGACGAGGAGCCAACTGCTCCAGGGCAGG TGGCAATCAAAAAGAGATCCAGAGTCCCTGGGGTCATGATTACACAGTTTGTGGAGGAGCTTCCTGTGGGCATGACCACCCCTGATTTCACCCTCAAACCCATCGCTTTGACTATTCAGGAAG GGAAATGTGCTGTTTTCAAAGCAATTGTGTCTGGTAATCCGACACCAAGTGTGCATTGGACAAGAAGTAATGGAGAAGTAACAGAACCAGAGAGATACAAAATGGTATCTGATCCAGCCACGCCTTATGAGCACTACATAGAG ATGCCGGAAGTATCTCCAGAACAAGCTGATACCTACAAATGCTTTGCCACCAATGAGTATGGAAAAGCTGTGGTCACCGCTAACCTCAATGTAATTGAAA TGGGTTATAAGAAGGGCAAGGCTATGAAAGATGCACGAGCAG CTGCTGTGAAGCCACCTGAAGATTTCAAAAATCTCCTAACAAAAGC GGTTGTAGAATCAGACAAAGATGACAAAAAAGAGGGAGAAATCGATCCAAGGTTTTGGGATGTGTTGATGAGTGCCGACAAGAAAGACTATGAGAAAATCTGTGCTGAGTTTGGAGTCACTAACTTCCGCTGGATGCTGAAGACACTGAATGCGAAGAAGGTTGAGAGGGAGGAAGAACAAGCAAAG TATGTTGAAAAGCTCAGCAATCTGAAACACATTGAAGTAAAACCTGGTGGAGGTGCAGAGTTTGAATTTGAGATGTCGCTTAAAGACCCCAACGTCAAGATCTTCCTGTTCAAG AATGGAGTAATGGTTCCGTTCAGTGTCGAAACAGAAGAGAAGCATTTTCTGAAGAAAACGGGAAGAAAATTTACATTTGGCATTAAGGATCttgctggagatgatgaaggATTGTACCAAGTGATGGTGGAGGGGGTACTTATCTTCTCAACTGACTTCAAAG TTCCAATGGTGGATTTCCTGGTCAAAATTCAGGAAGTGAAGGCCACGGAGAGAGAGGATGCCGTGTTTGAATGTGTCCTGTCATCACCCATGTCAAAGATTCAATGGACGGGGAGGAATCAACCGTGTGAACAAGGGGACAAGTTTGACATTGAAGTGTCAGAGGACATGCTCATTCATACCTTGGTTGTGAAGGACTGTGCGAAACTGGATGGTGGTATCTATTCAGTATGTGCAGGGATCAAGTCTTGCAATGCCTTTCTTGTTGTGGAGG TTGATAGCGATCCAGCCACCAAGGGGAAAAAGAAAGTCCGCAAAACAACTCGAGCTGGTGGGGGAGAGGTAGACTTGGCTAAAATAGCTGCAGAGCAGAAAGCTAAGctggacaaagagagagatgagagaatggagttggcgaagcagATTAAGGCAGACATGGACGCTAAGGCAGCAGGAGCGCCAGAACCAGAGCCGGAGAACAAGGACGAGAAGGAAGAGCCTGAGCCTGTGGAAGAGAATATGGAAGAGCTTGGAGATGAAGAGATACCAGTtgaaaagaagaagaaagagccTGGAGACGAAGAGATACCATTTGAGGAGAATAACAAAGAGCCTGGAGACGAAGACACACCAGTtgaaaagaagaagaaagagccTGGAGACGAAGAGATACCATTTGAGGAGAATAACAAAGAGCCTGGAGACGAAGACACACCAGTtgaaaagaagaagaaaagaggGAGAACAGGTCCACTGATCCCAGACACCATCATAG ACCCAGGAGTGCACTTTACCAGTGGATTGTCAGACATCAGTGTTAATATGGGCAACAGAGGTGAACTGGAGTGTAAACTGAGCAGTGAAAACTGTGAAGGAATCTGGTACAAAGATGGAGACGAG ATAGAAGCATCAGATGATATTGAGATGAAACATGATGGGGCCTTTCACAGGCTTATACTGAAGAACTGCAAGGAGGAAGATTCTGGCAAATACCGATTTGAAGCTGATGGACGTAAAACAGAGTCCATGCTCATTGTAGAGG ATCCACCCAGAGTAAACCCAGATGACCTGGCTGATTTCTCAAAGCCCGTCATAATAAAGGTTGGCCAGAGCGCTACCTTCAAGCTGTCTTTTATGGGTCGTGACCCAATGAAGATCTATTGGTACAACGAAGGTGAGGAGTTGGTGGAGGACAAACACATCAATATTGAGAAGTCGCTCACACACAGTCGCCTCCTCCTCAGCAAGTGCCAGCGGAAAGCCACAGGAGAAATCAAGATCAAGATCAAAAATGAATGTGGAACCATTGAGGGCATATCCAGGTTGATTGTGCTGG ACAGACCAAGCCCTGCCCTAGGACCTGTGGAGATAATTGAAGCTTCTTCGGCTGTACTTGACTTTAAATGGAGGCCTCCCAAAGACAATGGTGGCTCTCCTGTGATCAACTACATCCTGGAACGACAGCAGCTGGGCCGTAACTCCTGGATGAAGCTGGGTCAGATCCCTGGAGAGCCCAAATACAGGGACACCGATGTAGACCATGGAAGGAAGTACTGCTACCATATCAGGGCTGTGACTGAGCAGGGCATAAGTGAAATGATGGAGACAGATGACATCCAGGCCGGTACAAGAG CATATCCCGGACAACCTTCCTCACCCAAAGTGATCAGTGCCTTTGCAAACTGCATCAATCTGGAATGGGTTCCCCCTTCCAACACTGGAGGAACTAATATTCTAGGTTACCATCTGGAGAAACGCAAGAAGGGCAGCAATCTATGGGGTTCAATCAACAATGTGAAAGAGCCAATCAAAG GTCAAGGGATTGCAGTGAAAGACGTTATTGAGGGAATAGAGTATGAGTTCCGTGTTGCAGCTATCAACATATCTGGTGCTGGAGAGCCAAGTACCCCCTCTGAATTTGTTATTGCAAGAGACCCAAAGA AGCCCCCCGGTCAAATCAATGACCTGAAGGTGACAGACTCCACCTACACCACCTTGTCCCTGGGTTGGACTAAACCCATAGAGGAGGAAGGGGTCCAAGATGAAGCCAAGGGATACTTTGTGGAGATCAGACCAGCAGCAAACCCAGAGTGGGACCGCTGTAACAATAACCCCATCATCATTACCTCCTATAACATTTTGGGTCTTAAGTCAATGGCCATGTACTGGGTGAGAGTGATTGCCACCAACGACGGGGGAGAAGGGGAGCCCAAAGGCTTGGACAACTACATCATTGCAATGCCCCCCCCAG TGAGACCACATTTCACTGATCGCAAAATGAAGAGCTTCATGGTTGTGAGAGCCGGGAATTCTGCTCGAATCAACATCAACTTTGTG GCTTCTcctatgccaaacataacgtggCTAAAGGATGGGATGCCAGTATCAAAACTTGTAACAATTAGCAACTCCGATAATACATCCCAGCTCCTAATCTCCACATCTGAGCGTCCCGACACAGGAATCTACACCATCATTGTCAAGAACATGGTTGGTCAGGAGACCTTCAGTATCGAGATCAGAGTCACAG ATGATCCCAAGCCTCCCGGCCCAGCGGAATTGGAACAGAATGTTCCTGGAACAGTGACTGTGACCTGGACTCCCTCCCCAGATGAGAGGAGGGACGACAGGCTGCACTACATAGTGTCCAGACGAGACTCCGTCAAGCGAATGTGGCAAACTGTAGCAGACCACCTCTTCAACAACAAGTTCACAGCCCTCAACATCATGGCTGGACGAGAGTACTACTTCCGTGTCTACGCCAAAAATGACATGGGTCTCTCTGAGCCTTCTGAGTCGCCAACCTGGGGAGTGACCAAGAAAAAAG ATAAGTTCTCAATGGCTTTCAGCTCATTCAAGAGCCTCAACTTTGAGTCAGCGCCATCATTCTTAGTTCCACTGAAAACGCACAGCACCCCTGAGAGCTACGAGTGCTACATGAGCTGTGCTGTCAGAGGGGACCCAACACCTCATGTCACATGGTACCGCAACAATATCAGcctcaacaccaacaccaactaTCTCATCACCAACACCTGTGGGGTCTGCTCCATGCTTATACTGAGGGTTGGAACCAAGGACACTGGAGAGTACAAAGTCATCGCAGACAATGCCTTGGGCAGGGCAGAGTGCTCCACCAAACTCACAGTCAacg AGTGA